The Nodosilinea sp. FACHB-141 nucleotide sequence TATCGTCGGTAAAGCTCAGGTCAAAATCGGCCGGGGCATCGAGGTCGAGATTGCTAGGGCCATCGGTAAACTCTAAATCGAGGTCGGTACCGCCAAAGTCATCGCCCAAGGACGCGTCAAAATCGCCTAGCTGATCGAGGTCAAGGTCGGCACCATTGGTGCTGTCGAGGTCGAACCCGAGGTCGAGGTCATCACTGGTCGGAGTGGGCGCTAGACCTAGGTCAAAGTCCAGATCGCTAACCGGGGCGTCTTGCAGCACCAGGTTTTCGCTCCAGGCGCTGGTGTCAGCCCCCAGTTGTTTGCCGCTGACGGTCAGCTGTTGAATGGTAGCTAGCTCCAGCCCGGTAATGCCCTTTTTGACATAGGCAACCAGATCAGCCTGGTTGGGAATTTGGGCAGACTCTAGGTTCACCTGGAGGGTGCTGTCGTGTTGCACCACGTGGGCAGTGATACCTTGGGCCTCCAGGTGGCGATTCATCAGAGCCGCGATCGCCTCTGGGTCACCCTGACGGGCCAGTTGCAGAACAGTGGGGGGCGTATTAGACATAGGGGTCTATTGAATTCGATGAATTCAGCGCACAGGCCGGAGAATTCCCTATAGTATGCCCGCGGTGGCTGATATTGACACAATCATTGGCTCACAGGGCGTAAACCTGAGGTAATGTCGTCCCAAATGTTACGGATTTTGTTGATTTAGCTCCTGTAAAGCGCGCTCTAACTGCTGCTGGGCTTCGCCATAGCGCTGCCAATCGCCCTGCTGAAGAGCCTGCTGGCCGCTTTGGTACGATTCCAGCGCCGACTGCACCAGATCGGACACAGTGCTAGGCGGTGCCGGTTCGGTGCCGGGATCGACGGGAGCGGGCGGTGGGGCAACTGCATCGCCAAAGATGGTGTCTAGGCTTTGGTCGAGGGTTTCTCGCATCACCACGCGATCGTTGTAAGCGACAATCACTCGCCGCAGCTCGGGCAGTTCGCCCTGGTCGGCCCGCAAGTAAATGGGCTGCACGTAGAGCAGCGATTGCTCGACGGGGATTACCAGCAGGGTGCCGCGAATTACCCCTGAGCCCTGCTGGCTCCAGAGGGTGAGCTGCTCAGAAATTTCCGGGGTCTGGCTAATGCGGGCCTCGACCTGGGTGGGGCCAAACACCAGCTCCTGCTTCGGAAATTCGTAGAGCAGCAGCCGACCGTAGTTGTCGCCGTCGGAGCCGCCTGCCATCCAGGCGATCATGTTGTCGCGGTTGGCCGGGGTAAAGGGGAGAATTTGCATAAATTCCTCTCCCTCTAGCTGGGGCAGCTTCATGATCACGTAGTAGGGCTCCATGGGTTCCACGGCGTCCTCTTCTCCGTGTTCTGGAAACCGCCAGAGGTCTTCGCGGTTGTAGAAGACCTCTGGGTTTTCCATGTGGTAGGCCCGATACATCTGGGCCTGCACGGTGAAAATGTCCAGGGGATAGCGCAGGTGCTCGCGGTAGTTGGCGGGCAGCTCTTCGATGGGTTTGAAGAGATTTGGGAAAATCCGGCTGTAGGTAGCCAGCAGCGGGTCCTCGCGATCGCGAGCGTAGAACTCTAGAGTGCCGTCGTAGGCGTCGATAAAGACCTTGACGGCATCGCGAATGTAGTTGACGCCGTTGCGCATCAGGGGATTGGTGTTCTCCACCAGCGAAACCATGTCGGTGCGGCGGTTGAGGGGCTCGGAATAGGGGTAGCGATCGCTGCTGGTGTAGCCATCCAAAACCCACTTGATCCGCCCGTCGATCACCGCTGGGTAGGGGTCGCTGTCGTAGGTGAGAAAGGGAGCGACATGGCGCACCCGATCAGTAATCAGCCGATGGTAGTGAATCCGGGTTTCAGGGCTGAAATAGTTGGAGATCAGCACCCGCACGTTGCCCAGATCGAAGGCGTAGGCCAGCCGCCGCAGCCACGAATTGAGCGGCACGCCGCCCGCCCCGGTGTAGCGGTAAGACGCGTTGGTGTCGCCTTGGGGATAGTCAAACTCGTCGGTGTTGGCCCCGGTAAAGATGTAATTGCGGGTGCTTTCGCCGTAGTAAAGGCGGGGCTGGTCGAGGGGCAAATCGACGGTGCTGCTGGGGGGCACATTGCGAATAAAGAAATCAGGCAGCCCGTTGGGGGTCACCTGGTTGACCGGGCTCATCACAATCCCAAAGCCGTGGGTAAATTTGAGCTGGCGGTTGATCCAGTTTTGGGCCTCGGGGGGTAATTGCTCGACCGGCAGCTCGCGGGCCGAAATGGTGACCTGGCGGTAGTCGCCGTTGAGGGTGTAGCGGTCAACATCCACATCCTCAAAGTTGTAGTAGAGGCGAATTTCTTGCAGCTGCTTGTAGGTGCTGAGCAGCGGAGCGTAGTCCCACAGGCGGATGTTGCCGATGGTGGGCTCGTTGGCGTCGAGCACAGCGCGATCGAGACTGTTGTTGGCGGGGAAGGGCTCTGACACCACGCTGGTAAGGTTGTAGGCCGCGCGGGTAAAGGCAATGTTGTGCTCGATGTAGGGGCGCTCCATGGTGAGCTCGTTGGGCTCAACCACAAAGTTTTGCTGAAACCAGGGATACATGCCGTTGACCAGCACCAGCACGCCCAGGTAGATCACAATGCCAAAAATCGGCAGCGAAAAGCCGCTGCGCCCCAGGGCAATTAGAAACAGCGCCGCCACCGCCAGGGTGACAAACCCCATCAGCCAAAAAGACTGGAGCCGAGCATGGACATCGGTGTA carries:
- a CDS encoding UPF0182 family protein — its product is MTYSPAKSFKARRLLPWLVAITLLLVFSSSLVHLLTESWWFESVGYASVFWVRIKWQLALGVGSFVVYGGVLWANYQIARQLTRDRVYRFLSRYSNPVQRQQIERFTHLGVAGLVFLLSLGVALRAASAWQTVLQFLNPTEFGTPDPIFQRDISFYMFKLPLWQGLQDNLLGLLVWSLLLASAVYALKGEVRPERGWKYFLTGEAKAHLCLLLAAIAALLAVGFWLDRFSLLYSDSGVIFGAGYTDVHARLQSFWLMGFVTLAVAALFLIALGRSGFSLPIFGIVIYLGVLVLVNGMYPWFQQNFVVEPNELTMERPYIEHNIAFTRAAYNLTSVVSEPFPANNSLDRAVLDANEPTIGNIRLWDYAPLLSTYKQLQEIRLYYNFEDVDVDRYTLNGDYRQVTISARELPVEQLPPEAQNWINRQLKFTHGFGIVMSPVNQVTPNGLPDFFIRNVPPSSTVDLPLDQPRLYYGESTRNYIFTGANTDEFDYPQGDTNASYRYTGAGGVPLNSWLRRLAYAFDLGNVRVLISNYFSPETRIHYHRLITDRVRHVAPFLTYDSDPYPAVIDGRIKWVLDGYTSSDRYPYSEPLNRRTDMVSLVENTNPLMRNGVNYIRDAVKVFIDAYDGTLEFYARDREDPLLATYSRIFPNLFKPIEELPANYREHLRYPLDIFTVQAQMYRAYHMENPEVFYNREDLWRFPEHGEEDAVEPMEPYYVIMKLPQLEGEEFMQILPFTPANRDNMIAWMAGGSDGDNYGRLLLYEFPKQELVFGPTQVEARISQTPEISEQLTLWSQQGSGVIRGTLLVIPVEQSLLYVQPIYLRADQGELPELRRVIVAYNDRVVMRETLDQSLDTIFGDAVAPPPAPVDPGTEPAPPSTVSDLVQSALESYQSGQQALQQGDWQRYGEAQQQLERALQELNQQNP